The following coding sequences are from one Microcoleus sp. FACHB-831 window:
- a CDS encoding M23 family metallopeptidase, which yields MTQRPSKNYNFLSFLYRRSLLMQGLGWIGGLGILSSGIVWAQSDSNPDKASSEATGETSVPDVVRSLAPPAPKREASSRRRRLVSQAESENRVVREDSVSPPLDSSVSTRAKDLIDPPRRSRRSLDKPPLPYESAKVDKFNNNAYIDSTEYSIGATRTYDEPNSVIASEGSTRCRKGCGNRTRSIATADTRRSFKTARVRRRNLDTANARRYIETRRVRKPNFETAKAGRYIETRGVRKPNFETAKAGRYIETRGVRKRNLETANVGRYIETSPLRRRELASADIGRYIESTRKGRSLRSLRRSRLRMGQTAIAAIGPVKIGPLRVNISGIRMKNSIVPTFDDGEGNEESTTPTPLAYYNPKIYESGRAGNGNTSMLFPLSIPASITSVFGWRIHPISGDRRFHAGTDIGAPVGTPVLAAYAGKVAIADWMGGYGLSVVLQHNETRESLYAHLSEIAVQPGQWVEQGSVIGKVGNTGSSTGSHLHFEWRELTEQGWVAHDPGSQLDSAHAELMKALETAQVNPQPGIPSFTPSSPLPKLPTPYQPKSPSADNSAAAPTLVNPQPGIPSFTPSSPLPKLPTPYQPKSLSADNSVAAPKLPTPYQPESLSRDNSVAEPTLPLPNLEPSQTSSSGKLAAATILPLPIPGQSKTAPAIKQATLPTTTLPAAVQPQTAPAIKQATLPTTTLPAAVQPQTAPAINSVIMPPLLFPTSSGTKTPLLDGSASLTMLRLDSPSVQSKTPLLRGSASLTTPVLPTPALQSKTPLLRGSASLTTPAFSNLANPR from the coding sequence ATGACCCAGCGACCCTCCAAAAATTACAATTTTTTGAGTTTTTTATATCGGCGATCGCTTTTAATGCAGGGGCTTGGCTGGATTGGCGGTCTTGGCATCCTTAGCAGCGGTATTGTTTGGGCGCAAAGCGATTCTAACCCAGACAAGGCAAGCAGCGAGGCAACGGGAGAAACGTCAGTACCTGATGTTGTACGCAGCCTTGCACCACCAGCACCCAAACGAGAGGCATCTAGCCGCCGCAGACGATTAGTATCGCAAGCCGAGTCAGAAAATCGTGTTGTACGCGAAGACTCGGTAAGTCCCCCCCTTGACTCGTCTGTGTCAACTAGGGCTAAAGACCTGATCGATCCACCAAGGAGATCTCGTCGCAGTCTAGACAAACCCCCTTTACCCTACGAAAGTGCTAAAGTCGATAAATTCAACAACAATGCTTATATAGACTCGACTGAGTACAGCATTGGAGCGACTCGCACTTACGATGAACCAAATTCTGTTATAGCGTCGGAAGGCTCTACCAGATGTCGAAAGGGCTGTGGTAACAGGACGCGCTCTATTGCAACTGCTGACACTAGACGTTCGTTTAAAACTGCCCGCGTTCGCAGGCGCAACTTGGATACAGCTAATGCAAGGCGCTACATAGAAACCCGCCGCGTTCGCAAGCCTAACTTTGAAACAGCTAAAGCCGGACGCTATATAGAAACAAGAGGCGTTCGCAAGCCTAACTTTGAAACAGCTAAAGCCGGACGCTATATAGAAACAAGAGGCGTTCGCAAACGCAATTTGGAAACGGCTAACGTCGGGCGCTACATAGAAACCAGCCCTTTGCGACGGCGGGAGTTGGCTAGTGCAGACATCGGGCGCTACATAGAAAGTACACGCAAGGGGCGATCGCTGCGTTCGCTAAGACGCAGCAGGCTGAGAATGGGGCAAACCGCGATCGCAGCTATCGGGCCAGTCAAAATTGGGCCGTTGCGAGTGAATATCAGCGGTATTCGCATGAAAAACTCCATCGTGCCAACATTTGACGATGGAGAGGGCAATGAGGAAAGCACGACGCCAACGCCTTTGGCTTACTACAATCCTAAAATCTACGAATCTGGACGCGCAGGCAATGGCAATACCAGCATGCTTTTCCCCTTGTCGATTCCGGCTTCAATTACTTCAGTGTTTGGCTGGCGGATTCATCCTATAAGCGGCGATCGCAGGTTTCATGCAGGTACAGACATAGGCGCACCTGTGGGAACGCCAGTATTAGCGGCTTATGCTGGTAAGGTAGCGATCGCAGACTGGATGGGCGGCTATGGTTTATCTGTTGTCCTTCAGCACAACGAAACCCGTGAAAGTCTCTATGCCCACCTCTCCGAAATAGCGGTTCAACCAGGTCAGTGGGTCGAACAGGGAAGCGTCATTGGTAAGGTTGGCAACACTGGCAGTTCAACCGGGTCTCATCTCCACTTTGAATGGCGAGAATTGACCGAACAAGGCTGGGTAGCACACGATCCAGGCTCTCAATTAGATTCTGCTCATGCGGAACTGATGAAAGCCCTGGAAACCGCTCAGGTAAATCCACAACCTGGAATACCATCATTCACCCCATCTTCTCCACTGCCAAAGTTACCGACCCCTTATCAACCTAAATCACCGTCGGCGGACAATTCCGCAGCAGCGCCAACTTTGGTAAATCCACAACCTGGAATACCATCATTCACCCCATCTTCACCACTGCCAAAGTTACCGACCCCTTATCAACCTAAATCACTGTCGGCGGACAATTCTGTAGCAGCGCCAAAGTTACCGACCCCTTATCAACCTGAATCACTGTCTAGGGATAATTCTGTAGCAGAACCAACTTTACCCCTACCCAACCTTGAGCCATCTCAAACGTCTTCATCGGGTAAGTTAGCAGCAGCAACAATTCTACCCCTCCCTATCCCAGGCCAATCTAAAACAGCACCAGCCATCAAGCAGGCAACGCTGCCAACTACAACCTTACCTGCTGCGGTTCAACCTCAAACAGCACCAGCCATCAAGCAGGCAACGCTGCCAACTACAACCTTACCTGCTGCGGTTCAACCTCAAACAGCACCAGCCATCAATTCCGTAATAATGCCACCTTTGCTATTCCCCACCTCTAGCGGAACTAAAACACCGTTGTTAGACGGGTCGGCATCGTTGACTATGTTAAGACTGGATAGCCCTAGTGTCCAATCTAAAACACCACTCTTACGCGGGTCGGCATCGCTGACAACTCCAGTGTTGCCCACGCCCGCGCTCCAATCTAAAACACCACTCTTACGCGGGTCGGCATCGCTGACAACTCCAGCATTCTCCAACCTCGCTAACCCAAGGTGA
- a CDS encoding biotin--[acetyl-CoA-carboxylase] ligase has protein sequence MTFNQQQLEALLQDAAPLQLSCHIFETLPSTNQTLWKLIEEGATAGTVVIAQQQTAGRGQWGRQWQSSAGGLYLSMALEPDLPAVNSAALTMCSAWGIATELRKYAVPVLIKWPNDLIVQGRKLGGILTETRVNKNKIAKAVVGVGINWDNPVPETGINLRSQGKDTTNTVTSLEMLAAIAIRGLLSGYQRLHQEDIETLLPSYLELLGCINRPVVVDGCPGVVVGVCSTGELRVRLQLAATTSEICLKPGTISLGYDI, from the coding sequence GTGACATTTAATCAGCAACAGCTTGAAGCGCTGTTACAGGATGCTGCACCTTTACAACTTTCCTGCCATATATTTGAAACCCTCCCCTCCACAAACCAAACCCTCTGGAAATTAATAGAGGAAGGCGCTACAGCAGGAACAGTAGTCATCGCCCAGCAACAAACAGCAGGGCGGGGTCAGTGGGGACGACAGTGGCAGTCTTCAGCTGGCGGATTATATTTATCTATGGCGCTAGAACCCGACCTGCCAGCAGTAAATAGCGCCGCCTTGACTATGTGTAGCGCTTGGGGAATAGCGACAGAATTGCGTAAGTACGCCGTACCCGTCTTAATCAAGTGGCCCAATGACCTGATAGTTCAAGGACGCAAACTTGGCGGTATTTTAACGGAAACTAGAGTAAATAAGAATAAAATTGCCAAAGCTGTCGTAGGCGTCGGGATCAACTGGGATAATCCAGTTCCAGAGACGGGAATCAACCTGCGATCGCAGGGTAAAGATACGACCAATACGGTAACATCGTTGGAAATGCTAGCAGCGATCGCCATACGCGGTTTATTATCGGGCTATCAACGCTTGCATCAGGAAGACATAGAAACTCTACTACCGTCTTACCTAGAGCTTCTGGGTTGCATCAATCGTCCCGTCGTCGTAGACGGGTGCCCTGGAGTTGTTGTAGGTGTTTGCTCTACCGGAGAGTTGCGAGTCCGCTTGCAGCTAGCAGCAACAACATCAGAAATTTGCCTTAAGCCCGGTACAATCAGTCTGGGCTATGATATTTAA
- the pgeF gene encoding peptidoglycan editing factor PgeF has product MHSWHWRSWEGLPYLTCSLLEKWPHGFFTKQFSPQYPAELVKVLQPDAGVYRVKQVHGNAVLTPSEIEAAMSSESPPIDELPAADGVLSDRSKQSVWVCSADCTPVLIADTHTGQVAAVHAGWRGTATKIVPNAIARFVSSGSKLQNLLVAMGPAIAGSVYQLSTHVAAEVGASILPDTYQEDNIEEILAAMSQITDSPLSPDAQAGRVRLDVRRVNAIQLQQLGIEPEQIAIAPHCTYQDPEHFFSYRREHLKKVQWSGILSV; this is encoded by the coding sequence ATGCATAGCTGGCACTGGCGCAGCTGGGAAGGATTGCCCTATTTAACTTGCAGCCTGCTGGAAAAGTGGCCGCACGGTTTTTTTACTAAACAGTTTTCGCCTCAGTATCCGGCGGAGTTGGTGAAGGTGTTACAGCCGGATGCTGGAGTTTATCGAGTTAAACAGGTACATGGCAACGCGGTGCTAACGCCTTCGGAAATAGAAGCGGCTATGTCTTCTGAGTCCCCGCCGATTGATGAGTTGCCAGCGGCTGATGGTGTTTTGAGCGATCGCTCAAAACAGTCTGTGTGGGTTTGCAGCGCCGATTGCACGCCTGTCTTGATTGCTGATACTCATACCGGACAGGTGGCGGCGGTTCATGCTGGTTGGCGGGGGACGGCGACGAAAATTGTCCCCAACGCGATCGCTCGTTTTGTGTCTTCTGGGAGTAAGCTGCAAAATTTACTTGTTGCTATGGGGCCTGCGATCGCTGGTTCTGTCTACCAGCTCTCTACTCACGTAGCTGCTGAAGTAGGAGCAAGCATCTTACCCGATACTTACCAAGAAGACAATATAGAAGAAATTCTGGCAGCCATGTCGCAGATAACTGATTCCCCGCTGTCACCAGATGCACAAGCAGGACGGGTGCGATTGGATGTAAGGCGGGTGAATGCCATACAGCTACAACAGTTGGGGATTGAGCCAGAACAGATAGCGATCGCGCCTCACTGCACTTACCAAGACCCAGAGCATTTCTTCTCTTATCGACGAGAGCATCTCAAGAAAGTCCAATGGTCGGGCATACTTAGCGTTTAG